The following are from one region of the Shinella sp. PSBB067 genome:
- a CDS encoding DUF2218 domain-containing protein translates to MASATSRAAIATGQASRYLQQLCKHFAHKLAVRFDEHEGEIVFPIGDCRLKADGAALHLDLSAPNAADMAQLKDVVIRHLVRFAFREELEVDWQDA, encoded by the coding sequence ATGGCATCGGCAACGAGCAGGGCCGCCATCGCCACCGGGCAAGCGAGCCGCTACCTGCAGCAGCTCTGCAAGCATTTCGCCCACAAGCTCGCCGTCAGGTTCGACGAGCATGAGGGGGAGATCGTCTTCCCGATCGGCGATTGCCGGCTGAAGGCCGACGGCGCAGCGCTGCATCTCGACCTTTCCGCACCGAATGCGGCGGACATGGCGCAGTTGAAGGACGTGGTGATACGCCACCTCGTCCGCTTCGCCTTCCGCGAGGAACTTGAGGTCGACTGGCAGGATGCCTGA
- a CDS encoding helix-turn-helix domain-containing protein: MITRNDVPAFFVYGEPSRALDVGFLHVETVMERKSLHFGRVAPHKHPLMGQVTYWFKGGGRYRIEDRTWNFSAPAISFVPSNVVHGFDVGDEADAIVVSISDDLLRAMAGQVDLALDAPMLLSGEAEIPGWTRIGTLLGMVMEEYLGGAAASERVLAGLVGVVLSLMARLGGNVGFEAASPAVALGLELRRAIDGHYREDWPVGRYVERLATTPHLLDKAARTVFGQTVKDMVLERRLLEARRLLRFTIRPVEDIGREIGFEDPAYFSRFFRRRTGLSPTEWRRQNSEAAGTG, from the coding sequence ATGATTACCCGCAACGACGTTCCGGCCTTCTTCGTCTACGGCGAGCCGAGCCGCGCGCTCGACGTCGGTTTCCTGCATGTCGAAACCGTCATGGAACGCAAGAGCTTGCATTTCGGCCGCGTCGCGCCGCACAAGCATCCGCTGATGGGGCAGGTCACCTACTGGTTCAAGGGCGGCGGGCGCTACCGGATCGAGGATCGCACTTGGAATTTTTCCGCTCCCGCGATCAGTTTCGTGCCAAGCAACGTGGTGCACGGCTTCGATGTCGGCGACGAGGCGGACGCCATCGTCGTCTCGATCTCCGACGACCTGCTTCGCGCCATGGCGGGGCAGGTCGACCTTGCACTGGATGCGCCGATGCTGCTTTCCGGCGAGGCGGAAATACCCGGCTGGACCAGGATCGGCACGCTGCTCGGCATGGTGATGGAGGAATATCTCGGCGGGGCGGCGGCCAGCGAGCGGGTGCTGGCGGGGCTTGTCGGAGTCGTGCTGTCGCTGATGGCCCGGCTCGGCGGCAATGTCGGCTTTGAGGCCGCCTCGCCGGCGGTGGCGCTCGGGCTGGAACTACGCCGCGCCATCGACGGTCACTATCGCGAGGACTGGCCCGTCGGCCGCTATGTCGAGCGGCTGGCAACGACGCCGCACCTGCTCGACAAGGCGGCGCGCACCGTGTTCGGCCAGACGGTGAAGGACATGGTGCTGGAACGACGCCTGCTGGAGGCACGGCGCCTGCTGCGCTTCACCATCCGCCCGGTGGAGGATATCGGCCGGGAGATCGGCTTCGAGGACCCGGCCTATTTCTCGCGCTTCTTCCGCAGGCGTACGGGACTGTCGCCCACGGAATGGCGCCGGCAGAATTCGGAGGCTGCCGGCACCGGCTGA